A single genomic interval of Amblyomma americanum isolate KBUSLIRL-KWMA chromosome 11, ASM5285725v1, whole genome shotgun sequence harbors:
- the LOC144109867 gene encoding uncharacterized protein LOC144109867 — translation MPDVSSSEDLKKVLSDHLSPKPSVIGERAEFHRSCQREGESLSTYVAELRKLSQTWEFGSALDESLRDRFVCGLLREDVQRVLFREDGKLTFQKAVERAPAMEAAKKSAAEARGIDAVVDVHKMAIDGILVNMELDTGAAVSVMSKTQFCQLFPSAVLEPSTVQLRTYTGALVRPQGVSSVNVQHDDHSAILPLYVVDRKGRRLLGREWLHAVRMEWAKIWNLNNITRIGAKGISATTEKVDALLKAPHPEDRQQLQSFLGVNFYSKFLPNRRNVLTVHQGCIMFGMRVIVPEKLRNLLLNELHEGHPGIVRGK, via the exons atGCCTGATGTGTCAAG TTCCGAAGACCTCAAGAAAGTTTTGAGCGACCACCTGTCCCCGAAGCCGTCCGTCATTGGAGAACGGGCCGAGTTTCACCGGAGCTGTCAACGAGAAGGCGAGTCTTTATCTACTTACGTAGCCGAGCTTCGTAAACTGTCGCAAACGTGGGAGTTTGGAAGCGCCCTTGACGAGTCCCTTCGGGACCGCTTCGTGTGCGGCCTGCTACGAGAAGACGTTCAGCGAGTGCTTTTCAGGGAAGATGGCAAGCTTACGTTCCAGAAAGCGGTGGAGCGGGCTCCTGCAATGGAAGCGGCCAAGAAGAGTGCTGCTGAGGCACGCGGCATCGACGCCGTAGTCGATGTGCACAAG ATGGCCATCGACGGCATCCTGGTGAACATGGAGCTAGACACGGGTGCGGCTGTTTCCGTCATGTCAAAGACTCAGTTCTGTCAGCTCTTTCCTTCTGCCGTACTGGAGCCTAGTACAGTTCAACTTCGTACCTACACAGGGGCACTGGTACGACCCCAGGGGGTCTCTTCGGTCAACGTGCAGCACGACGACCATTCTGCAATTCTTCCACTCTACGTCGTAGACCGCAAGGGACGACGTCTACTGGGCCGGGAGTGGCTCCACGCCGTCCGGATGGAGTGGGCGAAAATCTGGAACCTGAACAACATTACAAG AATCGGCGCAAAAGGCATCTCGGCAACGACGGAGAAGGTTGATGCACTCCTCAAGGCTCCACACCCTGAAGAcaggcagcagctgcagtcgttcCTGGGAGTCAATTTCTACAGCAAGTTTCTTCCTAAC agaCGCAACGTGCTCACAGTTCACCAAGGCTGCATCATGTTCGGGATGCGAGTGATCGTGCCGGAAAAGTTGCGCAACTTGCTGCTGAACGAACTCCACGAAGGGCACCCGGGCATCGTGCGCGGCAAGTAA